One Solanum pennellii chromosome 9, SPENNV200 DNA segment encodes these proteins:
- the LOC107031305 gene encoding glutamyl-tRNA(Gln) amidotransferase subunit B, chloroplastic/mitochondrial, with product MALTFLRGIQLNPSMLYPSSYFARKHGVLYCCMRSAQTQTATQEKEQTKLKVSTQSQPKAVDKFLKDFEAVIGIETHVQLSTLTKAFCSCPYNYGSPPNTSVCPVCMGLPGALPVLNSKVIESAVRVGLALNCKLSLNSKFDRKQYFYPDLPKGYQISQFDIPIASGGYLDVDLPLEYGGGHRKFGITRVHMEEDAGKLLHTDGGSYSQVDLNRAGVPLLEIVSEPDMTTGIEAAEYAAELQRLVRYLGVGNGNMQEGSLRCDVNISVRPIGQLEFGTKVEIKNLNSFSSMSRAIDYEISRQVELHNQGQIDQIVQETRLWEEGAQKTVTMRKKEGLADYRYFPEPDLPGVSLTEEYVNSIRESLPELPEDKRRRYEKMGLSMQDVLFLANDINIADFFDTTTAGGADIKLAANWIMGDIAAYMKNEKVNINEIKLTPQELGELIASIKDETISGKIGKEILFELIAKGGTVKGLIKEKDLVQIVDTVEIEKMVDKVIADSPKQLEQYRGGKTKLQGYFAGQVMKESKGKANPKLLNKILLEKLNAKS from the exons ATGGCATTGACATTCCTTAGAGGGATACAGCTTAACCCGTCTATGTTATACCCTTCTTCATATTTTGCAAGAAAACATGGTGTTTTGTATTGTTGTATGAGAAGTGCACAGACACAAACTGCAACCCAAGAAAAGGAACAGACTAAGTTGAAAGTTTCCACTCAAAGCCAACCTAAAGCAGTTGATAAGTTTCTGAAGGATTTTGAGGCAGTTATAGGGATTGAAACCCATGTTCAACTTTCCACTCTCACTAAGGCTTTTTGTAGCTGCCCTTATAACTATGGTTCTCCACCTAATACCAGTGTTTGCCCTGTTTGTATGGGTTTGCCTGGTGCATTGCCAGTCTTGAACTCAAAGGTGATAGAGAGTGCAGTAAGAGTTGGCCTTGCACTTAATTGTAAACTGTCTTTGAATTCTAAGTTTGATAGAAAACAGTACTTCTATCCTGATCTTCCCAAAGGATATCAAATATCACAGTTTGATATCCCAATTGCTAGTGGTGGTTATCTTGATGTGGATCTTCCACTCGAGTATGGCGGTGGCCATAGAAAGTTTGGCATTACCAGGGTGCATATGGAAGAAGATGCAGGGAAGCTGCTTCATACCGATGGGGGGAGCTACTCACAG GTTGACTTAAATAGAGCTGGAGTCCCATTGTTGGAAATTGTATCTGAACCAGATATGACAACTGGTATTGAAGCTGCAGAATATGCTGCAGAATTGCAAAGGTTGGTCAGGTATCTGGGAGTGGGTAACGGGAACATGCAAGAAGGATCACTTCGCTGCGACGTCAATATTTCAGTTCGTCCTATTGGTCAATTAGAGTTTGGTACAAAG GTTGAAATTAAAAACTTGAACTCCTTCTCATCGATGAGTAGGGCCATTGATTATGAAATTTCAAGACAGGTGGAACTACATAACCAAGGCCAGATTGATCAAATTGTACAGGAAACTCGTCTATGGGAGGAAGGTGCTCAG AAAACAGTAACCATGCGAAAAAAGGAAGGACTTGCTGACTATCGTTATTTCCCTGAACCTGATCTCCCTGGTGTTTCTCTCACCGAGGAGTATGTGAACAGTATCCGTGAGTCATTGCCTGAACTTCCAGAAGATAAGCGTCGGAGGTACGAGAAAATGGGCCTAAGCATGCAAGATGTCCTATTTCTTGCCAATGACATCAAT ATTGCAGATTTTTTTGATACAACAACTGCAGGAGGTGCTGATATAAAGCTTGCTGCCAATTGGATTATGGGAGATATTGCTGCgtacatgaaaaatgaaaaagtgaatATCAATGAGATTAAACTTACCCCTCAAGAACTGGGGGAGCTCATAGCTTCCATTAAAGATGAGACTATCAGCGGAAAGATTGGGAAGGAG ATTTTATTTGAGCTAATCGCCAAGGGTGGAACAGTCAAGGGGCTGATAAAAGAAAAGGATCTGGTTCAG ATTGTTGACACCGTGGAGATTGAGAAAATGGTAGATAAGGTGATTGCAGACAGTCCAAAGCAGCTGGAACAATACCGCGGTGGTAAAACTAAATTGCAAGGTTATTTTGCTGGCCAG GTGATGAAGGAATCAAAAGGCAAAGCAAATCCAAAACTTTTGAACAAAATCCTTTTAGAGAAATTAAATGCCAAAAGCTGA
- the LOC107029656 gene encoding uncharacterized protein LOC107029656 has protein sequence MEVVHVQHRWRLRWSFKNATIIVTFVNIIAALFILHSFFSSSSSSTTPSSVERYITEAAEIRRAMLPVELIKRVKEIQKEGHVEPDPLQQKDAKQTAAVDLISRLNNYRSYSDSGSVKVVEEWRKRKMERARQRELEKNGTTI, from the exons ATGGAGGTGGTACATGTACAACATCGGTGGAGATTAAGGTGGTCGTTCAAGAATGCCACCATTATTGTCACTTTCGTCAATATAATTGCTGCCCTTTTTATACTTCACagtttcttctcttcttcttcatcttccaCCACACCATCTTCAG TTGAAAGGTATATAACGGAAGCAGCAGAGATTCGTCGTGCTATGTTGCCTGTGGAGCTAATTAAAAGA GTGAAGGAAATTCAGAAAGAAGGTCATGTCGAACCAGATCCTCTCCAACAGAAGGATGCAAAGCAGACTGCTGCAGTAGACCTCATATCTAGACTGAACAATTATCGTTCTTATTCTGATTCAGGCAGCGTTAAAG TTGTGGAGGAATGGCGTAAGCGAAAGATGGAAAGAGCCAGACAACGCGAACTTGAGAAGAATGGAACCACCATCTGA
- the LOC107029353 gene encoding protein BOLA1, chloroplastic, with the protein MASRGILSRASRMKTKLQSALEANIIEVEDVSYQHAGHAAVRETGTNETHFNLKIVSNKFDGQNLVKRHRMVYDLLTDEFQSGLHALSIVAKTPKEDGM; encoded by the coding sequence ATGGCGTCACGAGGGATTCTGTCGAGGGCAAGTAGGATGAAGACGAAGCTACAATCAGCACTTGAAGCTAACATAATTGAAGTCGAAGACGTTTCTTACCAGCACGCCGGTCATGCCGCCGTCAGGGAAACCGGAACAAACGAGACACATTTCAATCTCAAAATTGTGTCAAACAAGTTCGATGGACAGAATCTTGTTAAACGTCACCGTATGGTGTATGATCTCTTGACTGATGAATTCCAATCTGGTTTACATGCTCTATCTATAGTAGCTAAGACACCCAAAGAAGATGGCATGTAA
- the LOC107029496 gene encoding uncharacterized protein LOC107029496: MADGTDGKKSTKKIMVVADPTRESASALQYALSHAVAENDTLILLHVGNPNAWRNLLGALIKKPLPNSSTSTSTSTSTSTSPSDSSPFSTFFRKSLTNITSPPPPTSAASHGAAEDGGDDVKGCTGKGYMDFLGTMKHACEVAQPKIKVCTETVDMDGNAKEKATVILAKSASFGIDILVIGQRRSLSNVILRPKRSVSLRGLGLDMADYLIDNSKCTCVAVQKKGQTAGYLLNTKTHRNFWLLA, encoded by the exons ATGGCAGATGGGACAGATGGGAAGAAATCAACTAAGAAAATAATGGTGGTGGCTGATCCAACTCGTGAATCAGCCTCCGCCCTTCAATACGCGCTTTCCCATGCAGTCGCGGAAAATGACACGTTGATTCTTCTGCATGTTGGTAATCCTAATGCATGGAGGAATCTCCTTGGTGCCTTGATCAAGAAGCCATTGCCAAACTCGTCCACGTCCACATCCACATCCACATCCACGTCCACGTCCCCATCGGATAGTAGTCCATTCAGTACTTTCTTTAGAAAGTCATTGACAAACATAACATCACCACCACCGCCAACATCTGCGGCCTCTCATGGTGCCGCGGAAGACGGTGGTGATGATGTCAAAGGGTGCACAGGAAAGGGATACATGGATTTTCTTGGTACAATGAAACATGCATGTGAAGTTGCACAACCTAAGATAAAAGTTTGTACAGAAACAGTAGATATGGATGGTAATGCAAAGGAAAAAGCTACTGTCATTCTTGCTAAATCTGCATCTTTTGGTATTGATATTCTTGTTATAGGTCAGAGAAGGAGTCTTTCTAATGTAATACTAAG GCCTAAAAGAAGTGTATCACTAAGAGGGCTGGGGCTAGATATGGCAGATTATTTGATTGACAACAGCAAATGCACCTGTGTTGCAGTTCAGAAGAAGGGCCAAACAGCAGGATATCTTCTCAACACCAAAACTCATAGAAATTTCTGGCTCTTAGCATAA